One genomic segment of Mytilus trossulus isolate FHL-02 chromosome 4, PNRI_Mtr1.1.1.hap1, whole genome shotgun sequence includes these proteins:
- the LOC134716733 gene encoding uncharacterized protein LOC134716733, with the protein MAFSDSQSAIRSQASAKCGICDNDRPIKWKCIDCSKLLCNHCKEKIHPNLKDKENHQVVNIKDVGQPTVVQLNINKQYQTEQPVVENISYSHDDSLWISNGADKVLQRVKPEGTKLNILSSFNTKVYDMTVTQSNNLLISTDGMKLKQISNTGTLTDSVYNVSPFISTAVHITSDNNVLVAGGTEVRRAVILMNQNGDHEKVYEHDQHKQPLFTYLRKITSTRNGNIHVVDGKKSDDRYRLVVLGQGGDIINIYTGETEINKDKPFRPTDIVTTPKDNVIVADMHTHTLHIMNNAGLLMTYYKTSDINIRYPCSLAFTPIGQLYIGCGRSAGSTKNEAKIYEVTISGF; encoded by the coding sequence ATGGCATTCTCTGACTCTCAATCTGCTATAAGAAGTCAAGCCTCAGCCAAATGTGGAATATGTGACAATGACCGACCAATCAAGTGGAAGTGTATTGACTGTAGTAAGTTATTGTGTAATCATTGCAAAGAAAAAATTCATCCAAACTTAAAAGACAAAGAGAATCATCAGGTAGTAAACATTAAAGATGTGGGACAACCTACTGTTGTACAGTTAAACATCAATAAACAATATCAGACAGAACAACCTGTAGTAGAAAATATATCTTATAGTCATGATGATTCACTGTGGATAAGTAATGGTGCAGATAAAGTATTACAGAGAGTAAAACCTGAAGGAACCAAACTGAACATACTATCCAGCTTTAATACCAAGGTCTATGATATGACTGTTACTCAATCAAATAATCTACTTATATCTACAGATGGAATGAAACTAAAACAAATCAGTAATACAGGTACACTTACAGACTCAGTATATAATGTGTCACCATTCATTTCTACAGCAGTTCATATCACCAGTGACAATAACGTTCTTGTAGCAGGTGGTACAGAAGTAAGAAGAGCTGTAATACTTATGAATCAGAATGGAGACCACGAGAAAGTGTATGAACATGATCAACATAAACAACCTTTATTCACCTATCTCAGAAAAATTACCAGTACTAGAAATGGGAATATTCATGTGGTGGATGGTAAAAAAAGTGACGACAGATATAGATTGGTAGTGTTAGGGCAGGGAGGTGATATCATCAATATCTATACAGGagaaacagaaataaacaaGGACAAACCATTCAGACCAACAGACATAGTGACAACACCAAAAGACAATGTTATTGTAGCTGATATGCATACCCATACACTTCATATTATGAACAACGCTGGCCTGCTGATGACATATTATAAAACAAGTGACATAAACATACGCTACCCATGTTCTCTTGCATTCACTCCAATAGGACAACTCTACATAGGATGTGGTAGATCAGCAGGTAGTACTAAAAATGAGGCTAAGATATACGAAGTGACCATATCAGGATTTTAA
- the LOC134716732 gene encoding uncharacterized protein LOC134716732 produces the protein MNQNGDHEREYEHDQHKQPIFSYPGSITTTSNGNIHVLDAVSGARGKVAVLGQGGDIINTYTGDREINKDIQFYPGDIVTTPRDNVIVADPSTNTLHILNNADLPMAFYKTSDINIKYQLSLAFSPTGQLYIGCNRSSHGTKKDAKIYEVTISGC, from the coding sequence ATGAATCAGAATGGAGACCATGAGAGAGAGTATGAACATGATCAACATAAACAACCTATATTTTCCTATCCAGGGAGTATAACAACTACCAGTAATGGCAATATTCATGTGTTGGATGCAGTTAGTGGTGCCAGAGGCAAAGTAGCAGTGTTAGGACAAGGTGGTGATATAATCAATACATATACAGGAGACAGAGAGATCAACAAGGATATACAATTCTATCCTGGAGACATAGTGACAACACCTAGAGACAATGTTATTGTAGCTGATCCAAGTACCAACACACTTCATATCCTGAACAATGCTGACCTGCCGATGGCATTTTATAAAACAAGtgacataaacataaaataccaACTTTCTCTTGCATTTTCTCCAACAGGTCAACTCTACATAGGATGTAATAGATCATCACATGGTACAAAAAAGGATGCCAAGATATATGAAGTGACCATATCAGGATGTTAA
- the LOC134714090 gene encoding perlucin-like translates to MICKVYGGYLANIDTDQEQLYVASYLARLGKDAFTPGKFWLGGSDIQTEGIWVWTHGSDQFVFTNWQSGQPSNSQGKENCVEFEFSTNFKWNDNDCQNRLNFLCEIPSNQPQIIG, encoded by the exons ATGATATGCAAAGTTTACGGTGGGTATTTGGCTAACATCGATACTGACCAAGAACAACTTTACGTTGCGAGCTACTTAGCAAGGTTAGGGAAAG ATGCATTCACACCTGGAAAGTTCTGGTTAGGAGGATCCGATATTCAGACAGAGGGAATATGGGTATGGACACATGGTAGTGACCAATTTGTCTTCACTAATTGGCAATCAGGACAACCAAGTAATAGTCAAGGCAAAGAAAATTGTGTGGAGTTCGAATTTTCTACTAACTTTAAATGGAATGACAATGACTGTCAGAATAGACTCAACTTTCTGTGTGAAATACC ATCAAATCAACCACAGATAATTGGATGA